The DNA window AGTATTTTTTCCCAGATGTTGATCATGCCTCAATTGAAAAAGCGGAAttgccttatttattttaaatactgataTTTGACCCCATACTTTTAATAACTCACGTAATCAACGTGTATGCATCTGTGAGATGAAACGTGAAGTTTGCGAAACGTTGTTGTGTTTTAAGATTCTGAAGACAACCCCCAGACGCTGCTGTTTTCCGCAACTTGCCCGCACTGGGTGTATGACGTGGCGAAGAAATACATGAAGTCCAAATACGAGCAGGTCGACCTGATTGGGAAAAAGACTCAAAAGGCTGCCACGACAGTGGAAGTGAGTATCTGTCTCGTGTGGGACGTTTCCAGgcctcttcccctctcctttaTGCTACAAACGGTCATCCCATCCTAACGTACATTAGCAGAATGATGTCGAAAGTAGGTCTGAGAATTATTGTTTAAGCATAAGGCGCTCTACAGCCAGTCAAACTCTCTCTGTCTCCTCACAGCATCCATAGGCATCTCGAGTAGAGTGAGGATTCAGTTATcagttggttttgttggttttcagAGGAAAAGGGTATCTGAATTTATCCAGAGAAATGATATAATGTctcctgggtttttttaacttgctttaAAAAGCGATTTGTAGACTGTCATCTTGGTTTTCCTCTTACTGTGACTATTCTGTTTAATGTTAGACTAATTGTGGTGGATACAAGAGCCACATGGCTTTTGCACGTTCTGGAACGTGAGCTAGTGTATCTTGCCTATCAGGAAGCTGTATAACTCTTTAGTATTTCTGGATTTTACAGTTTCAAATGTACTAAAAAGAAGAACATTGTGTTTTTATGTGTGCTAACCACCGGAATTACTTTCCATAGCATTTGGCAATAGAGTGTCACTGGTCTCAGAGAGCCGCAGTGATCGGAGACGTCATTCAGGTCTACAGTGGCAGCTACGGGAGGACCATCGTCTTTTGTGAGACCAAAAAGGAGGCAAATGAACTGGCTCTGAATGCTTCAATCAAGCAGGTATATGTCGGTATCGCAGCTGTGTTCAGCAGCAGAACCTGTCCGAGGTGTATCAGCCCTGTGTTTGATACCAGACCTATGCTGAGTGAGTTTTAAAGAGAGACTTTGAAAGCGGTTAGGACCGGCTTTTGTGGGTGGTCAGATAGCTTCAAAAACTGCCAAAAAGGACCTTAAGAAAGACTCAAACTGGTTGAAAGTTTACAGCATTATGGTCTTCAGGACTAGGCTGCACTAACAGATACTGAGCTACAAGggattttttattaaaagaagagTTATTGACATCAAATGAAACAgttgtgaattttttttctgtagagagGACTGTCTTGGATTAAAAAACGGAGGCAGACTTAGAGAACAAGTAGGATAAGAGGTTGTGGTACTGGAGTAGCAGTTACTGAGCTGTGATGCTGACATTAATTAGTGTAGTAGTGGAGCACTGTCTTTGATTTTGGTGCGGTCCTATACCAATAGTGTTTTTCAGGATTGCCAGTCATTGCACGGTGACATTCCtcagaagcagagagaaatCACACTGAAAGGTTTCAGAAACGGTGCATTCAAAGTTCTGGTGGCAACCAACGTGGCTGCCCGTGGTTTAGACATCCCTGAGGTTGACCTGGTTGTACAGAGTTCACCACCAAAGGTAGGTGATGACTGGGTGTCTTGGTTGGGTGTCTTGTCGTAATTTATAGGTTTGTTTTCAAGCAGTAAAGGCTTTAGGGGATGGTGTTCACCACACTGGGTACATCAGCATTGCATTTAAGGGTAAGGAGGGTCCTGATACACAGAAGTAGTTCCTTAGAGGATTCTTTTCAGAGTGCATCGGCCCCTGGTACGTTTAAAGATGGGGTCCTTAAAACACCCCCATTCAGGGCTGCTTAAAGCCTCTCCCTTCAAGGCCTTGCATGGTGATTGCGGGTCTGGGAGCAGCGGAAAGTGAGGAGCGGCTGTTTGTCTCGCAGGAACAGTTCGCTAAGCAGGGGCGTAGGTGAGGATGGACCCCAACAGTGACATGGGCTGAAGTTAAGAGGGTTTAAAAGAAGCAAGatcatttttcagtgaatttgccgtTATACCATGTCAGTAATCGTGCTCAAGTTGTTATGCAGGAGGGTGTAGGGGGTACGCGTGCTCAAAATGGTGCCAGAACGAGACTTAGCTGATCTGTGCTCATGGTTCTGGCTTTCAAACAGGGATTTTTAGAGGGTTATGGAAAAGctcatttgtttgattttagtGAAACTGTTTTTAACTTAATTCTCTGATGCATATATTGTGCGTTATTCAGGCTTAACTGTAATAGCTTCTACTAAGTTATCTGAATGCAATGAATTGATTAAATTACAATAAATTAGATAAGTTATAAGAGTATTTATATTGAAGGATGTGGAGTCCTATATCCATCGTTCTGGACGCACAGGTCGAGCTGGACGGACTGGGATCTGCATCTGTTTCTACCAGCGAAAGGAGGAACATCAGTTAAGATATGTGGAACAGAAAGCGGTAAAGTGCAGCTTCTTCTGACGTAATGCCTCGGGGCAGCATGTCGTGCTCGTGTTTAGTTCAACAGTTCAGTGACAGAATGTAGCATGTAACGCCCCACGTGAGCTTAGGCTACCTGCAGAGCTCGAGTCCGCTGTCAGTTACCGCGGAGCAGAGACGGTGCTGCGGATTCTGGTGCTCACGCTTTTCTCAGCCAATTCCAGTAAGACTGGACCTGTGCAAATGAGAAAAAGCCCGCAGGATTTCAGTTCAGTGTTCACCATGGCTTGTTATCAGTGGTTTGCTTTACTGAGAACTGTTACTTCCATTTTGCACTTTGTGCACTGCTCCATATAGTATTTCTCTCGCCAACTAAATATTCAGTTGGGGTGAGATGGTTTAGTCTTGGCACATAAAACTCAGACTTACATAATGTAACTCGTACTTAAATCCAAGTAAATCGGagtaaaatgaataatttagaATTTGTAGGCCCTTTTTGCTGTTGGAATCCACCAAAATGGTCTCTGTTTCAGTTTGAGGTCACTGGATCATTTAAACTGACCTGGTACATAAAGGCTTTTAAGTGTTACCCGTTTCCCTGTAAGCTTGACCTTGTCATTTTCACCAGCAAAACTTGGGAGTTAAAAggtgaaaagaagaagaaaagtgatAGATTTAACTGAAACAATAGAACTGAATTACTTATGGTATGCAACTTTCATCTGTATTGTGCTTTTTACTTTCCAGGGCATTACGTTCAAGCGTGTTGGCGTTCCTACCGCAACAGATATCATAAAGGCTTCCAGCAAGGACGCCATCAGGTGCGTTGGGTGGCTCAGGCCCTGGTGTATCTCCCTGGTTCAGAGGGGATGTTTGGATTACTTGATGCCATCTCTCAGAACCAATCGCTACTAAAGCCTTGCAGTGTGGATTGGAAGTGCTGGCTATGCGGAGGAAAGAACAGTGTGTGTACCTGCTTTTGTTCTGTTACAGAGCCCAGTAAATACTAATAGagaatgtttgtttcttttgctttaattaCTTAGGTGTCTGGATTCTGTTCCTGAAACTGCTATTGAGTATTTCAAGGAATCTGCCCGGTTACTAGTACAGGAGAAGGGGCCAGTGAATGCTctggctgcagctctggcccaCATTTCAGGTGCCACCTCCATTGAGCAGCGCTCCCTGCTGAACTCAGACGCGGTAAGGCTGGGTGGCTCAACGTGGGTctaaaagttttttttaaaaaatgtaaataaaaagcaacacaCTTCTGCGATGTTTAAATAGAGAATCATCTGTCTCCCTGGGATTTTTATATGGGAACTGTACTTAAGTCACTAGGAACTACTGATTTAgttcaaagcaaaaatatactGGCTACAAATATGCTTGCTCTCTGATAACAGTACCCACTTGAAAACTTCAGTGTATAAAGTCTAAATTAGGAGGTTTCTCGTGTGTGAAGCTTATTCCTCTGACTGACTGGAGTTTCTTACTTGTAGGGGTTTGTTACAATGATACTGCACTGctctgaagaaataaacaatatGAGCTACGCCTGGCGAAGGCTGCGAGAACTGTTGGGCGACGATGTCGACAGGAAGGTGAACAGAATGTGTTTCCTCAAGGGAAAAATGGTAAGCTGCTTTGTGTGTGTCTTTCCTGCGGAGCTGTCTGCTTGTAGCCTTTTCTCAGCAATTGCCAGAGGAGATACGGGgtctttttctccctgttccAGGCACTGCTGATAAGGACGTGACTCTGGGGGAAGGGTGGGTCTCAGCCTCTTCTTTTGGGTCTTGGGGGCTTAGGGCTCTGCTCCACTCATGTACTAAGGAGACAGCACAATGTGGTATATAGCATGGCTATAGGGACGGCAGAACACATAATAGGAACTGTGTGGTTACTGTGCCGTAACGACACAACGTAGAACAGGATTTCATAGGAGAGTCAGTTCTGGTAGTTCGCGTCCATCCTGTTTCTGGAACctgaaagggaaagaggagaaagttACTTTCTGGGTTGGGTACGTCAGTGTTGGAACAGCCTCTCTGAGAGGTGGTTATTTGAAACAGAAGTGATTCCCCTCGCTCTTCTGCGTTTTCACAGACGTTAAAACGTGTGATCAGATAGTCTGTCCAGGACTATTTGTGACAGAGGACAAGGTCCTGCTTATGCCACTTGCTGGGCATTATTACTGATTTGcttcatctttgttttttttctgggtgtATTTCTTGTTTCTCAGCATACCCTGCTGAATCAAACAGCACGGAGATGCTGTGATCTCGATGACCGAATCTGCGTGCTGTCAGCCCGTGTGCTGGGTCAGCAGGCCATTCTCTGACCCCTTCTCTGCCGTTCCGTTCTTCTGGCGCTTTCACGCACCCACATTGCCGTAGACTCATGGTTCATATCCGTGCTGCAGTTTCCATCACAGACACATTCACTGGCGTTACAGGGAACTGGCCAGTTTGTGATTCCCTGGTTTTGTGTGACTTAAGCTCACTTCTTCACGTCAGtgaactatttttattatttccatctCTGAAATCTTCTTAATGCGTCCTTCGTGCAGGAGATTTGGTATTGCATTGATTGGTGAGCTTGCTCTTATTGTCCTCGCCTCTGTCTCTCTGTTCACAGCATTGTTCCGTACTTGATATGCAGAACACTGTGTATGGATGGTGTTCCCTACATCAGATTTGTAATTCTCAATATCCAGGTTGCTCATTTGGACAAAGAATAGCATTTCAATGTATGAATTATGTGTATTGTACTGAATCATTCAAGTAGTTTAACTTCAGATTTTTAGGCTGAACCTAAATGTTCAGTTTACtggatatatatattttatagtaTAGATTAAAACGTCTAATTTGAAAGAAT is part of the Columba livia isolate bColLiv1 breed racing homer chromosome 6, bColLiv1.pat.W.v2, whole genome shotgun sequence genome and encodes:
- the LOC102092924 gene encoding nucleolar RNA helicase 2-like isoform X2 codes for the protein MKSTHKKQHSNSSETSSGDGDSEPEQEMTEEQKEGALSNFPISKGTVQLLQARGVTYLFPVQVKTFDPVYAGKDVIAQARTGTGKTFSFAIPLIEKLQGDTQERRRGRAPKVLVLCPTRELANQVAKDFKDITRKLTVACFYGGTPYNGQIDLMRSGIDILVGTPGRIKDHLQNGKLDLSKVKHVVLDEVDQMLDMGFAEQVEDILRVAYKKDSEDNPQTLLFSATCPHWVYDVAKKYMKSKYEQVDLIGKKTQKAATTVEHLAIECHWSQRAAVIGDVIQVYSGSYGRTIVFCETKKEANELALNASIKQDCQSLHGDIPQKQREITLKGFRNGAFKVLVATNVAARGLDIPEVDLVVQSSPPKDVESYIHRSGRTGRAGRTGICICFYQRKEEHQLRYVEQKAGITFKRVGVPTATDIIKASSKDAIRCLDSVPETAIEYFKESARLLVQEKGPVNALAAALAHISGATSIEQRSLLNSDAGFVTMILHCSEEINNMSYAWRRLRELLGDDVDRKVNRMCFLKGKMGVCFDVPAADRKDIEARWEDSKQWRLCVATELPELAESQRGGGGGGGGGGSGRSFSSCRNGRRGSSGGRNRFRGRGQKRSFDRAFDR